The nucleotide window AAAGAAAAGAGAAGTTTACATACATTATCATGTGTAAACACACTAACAACACATATACAATAAAGAGACAACAAATGTTATTTATACTAACTCTATCTTGCTTTTCCTTGGCCTGCTTTTTAAATGCTTGGAATGAGTCCCTAGCAGCACTCTTCATGCTGCTTCCTGCTGTAGATTGAGGACTGGATGCTTGAGCCAGAGAAGACCATGATGAGGCATTTTTCACATTTTGTTCTACAGTCTGTAAAATaacaaatcaaatatttctataatgagagaaaaatattgtttaaaaatgAAAGGTTTTAAATCTGATATAAACATATCAGTATTTAAGTATTTATTCCCTTACCTTATTTTTAAAAGCAGAAGCAAAATTTGAAGCAGGATTCTTTGAATCAGGCGGCGTCATCTTCTTTTCAGGCATGAGTTGCGAATTCGAATGATTTCCCATTGGTGGTATTCCTAGTGTACTCATGTCTGCAAATAGAGCTCCGGCTAGAGCAATGGCATTATATGTTTGATTAGTAAGCAGTTAATATAGCACTTTAGAATGTAAACACTTTACAAAAGTGCTATAAGGGAAGATTCATTGTAAATTTTAATCAAACTGCCACCTTTAATACTTCTGGTTATTATTTCTTTGAACTTTACAACTATTATTTCATAATCCACTTATTACGCGAGAAAGTAAAATCATTTAGTATAGCTTTTGTTACTTAGTTAGTATATTCTCAACATGAATGCAGTAAGATTAATAATTGACAAGAAGTAAAAGATTAAATTTAAATAGCATTAATATCCGATTAACAACTAGATTGTAATTAAATTGAAGCATGATATGAAACATACCATCCATAGGCTTTTGAGCCATTGACGGTTGAGAGGTGGGCAATGGTTTCTCTTCTTTCTTTATAGGCATTTGAGATATTTGCATCGGCATAGAAGTGATAGGCAGAGGATCAAAAATTGAACTCATTGCTCCCATATTCATTCCTATGTTGAGTCCAGGTATACCATTGTTATTTAACATATTAGGCGGAGAATTTTCACGTTTGATATTAGAAAATCCATTGGAATGCTGTTGTGACATTGTAGCATTATGCGAATTTTGTATATTAGTTAATGCTGAAGTGGTGTTTATCATATTCTCCAATTGATTGTGCATCGACATATGCGTTGCCAAACCTTGCGGTAAGTTCATATTAAGATTAGCCATAGTTATGTTTCCCAAATTTAGATTGGTCGCCATACTTGTAGGCATGATATTCACTGGAGGCTTTACATCTGATATTAAGTTTAAACTGTTATTGGTTGTTGTGTGTGGCGCTTGAATCATTGGTATGTGCGGTTCTTTTTTTATTGACAATGTTTGTTCCAATGATGTTTGCGTCGTAGGCACAGGAGCTAAATAAAGAAAGCATTTCATAGAAATTAATATAAGATATAcgaaaaaatgtacgaaaattaCTTGAAATTATACAGattttataatactatattaaattatacaaaGGTTATTAAATTCCACaatctatttaaaaaaattaagttGAAATATTCTGTACAATTTCACGTGCACAAACATATCAGAGATTGCCGTATTCATATAAAATAACATTTAAGATAACAATTTTATCATGTTGTCAACAGTAAAGAAACATTCCTACATTATTAGGAAAAAAAACACACTATATATGAAAGTGACTAATACGTACCTAGAGTATTATATGATTGCAAAAGATCTGACTGCTGTGTTAAAGCTGTCCCATCTGCCGGTACAGGCGTGTTTGCATTTGAAAAGGAACTAACAGATGTGGGTGGCTGTGGTGGCTGAGGCACAACCGGTGAAGGTACCATAGAATTTGTGTTTGTCGGTGTAACACTTGGAGGTGGAGTTGGTACAGAAACTGATGGAGTTGACGGATTGGAAGTAGTTGGTGGTGGAGGAGTTGGCTTCTTTACAGGTGCTGCTGTAGCCATAGCCGTAGGTCGCGATGGTTGCGCTGGCATAGACGTGTGACTTGCTACAGGCATTCCTTGACCAGCTGTAACAGCTGCTACTGCCACAGACTGTTGATTATTACCACCTAATAGAAATATTAACATAGACTTTAGTAACTCGTATTACACACTATGATACTGTATTGTAACTTTATTGAAAGATGAGAACATGATACGACGTGCTTTTTACATTATATGTTTTTATACGTCGCAGTATTAAACTAAATGTGTTACTAAAACTGTCACATACTCCACGAAATTTTCATAAAGTCACTTCTATTATAAGCTATTCTTTTTACTACTTTTATTGtctttattaataatactactcttttttatttatttttatttttaatttatgatcaTCATTGGGACATTATATTTCACCAAATAATCATAGTAgcattattaaaattttgtatACTGTATGGAACAATTGCACCTGTAACCTGCATTAGttacaaaatttataatataacaataacctTAAATTCTTCCAATCTTCTTACTATTAAATATATCATCTagtcatttttgttataaatgcataaattcctCAGTCTGATTACATATATGTGGCgtaataatttcattaaaagCATATGTATTACACACCTTGTTCTGAAGATATATTACTAGGTTGAGTTACAGCTGTTTTTGTTATTGGTCCCGTGGAATTTGTTGGGGGTTGATTGTTCATTAAAAGACCTCCACTGTGATTCAATGTAGTTGCCTGTAGAGTGTACTATTACTTAATATAGCGTATACAAATACCAATTTCTTTGTATATGCCAAAAGTTTTGCATTATATGTGATTTGTTGTCGTTTTTATGATATTAATACTGTATACCTTTAGATGCAAGTAGAATCAATGCCTTGTACAATTGATACCTTAATTATTATAACATAGAAAGAATCAATTGTAGGATTACTAAATtactaatattaaaataaaatatttcaattacatttagAAATCGTACAATAGATGAATAATGTTATAATTTGTATAATCGCTGTTACTATGTCTTACCCACAGAATATTATCTTACCGGTGCAGTAGAAGTTGTTGTTGATGGTTGTCCTGTACTTGGTGTATTCTTCTTTGCTTTCTTTCTTGGGGGACGATTGGAAGAGTTTCCTGTAATTCAATGTAACATGCATCTAACTGTGAATATTGTGCATTCAACGAATTTCTCATTACAAGAGACAGTTCGATGAAAACATAGTGAAATGCAGTGTGCAGAGAGGATACCAGCCATGAGTGTTGTGTTTGCCAAGACACGAACTAAATATTAAGTATACtagaaacaaaattaaaaaacttCGAGCATATATTTTCTAATAGATTTTATTCATAtgcttatattataattgtatcaCTGTGTACAACAATGTTAATTTAAATATCTCAATTGTATGATTTTTGTGGACTTTCATCttaatgatttttatattaaaaaatttttaatgcGCAGAACAATTCATTCTTTTCTCATTCTACATAAAGTTAGTTGTATTCAATTCATTTATGAATAATTGCgtgtgcatatatatatatatatgtatacacatcataaatacatacatacataccacGCGCGCGCACATACATACACGCTCACGTGTTGCGAAACTGCCGCACATACATACATAACACTATATATGTATGCGAGAGCGCGCACTTTCCTTTCTataaggataataataataatagtaacaataataagaataatagtgattattacaataataatcgtGACAGTGGCGAAAATGATGATTACAAAATGTTGACTACAAAAACCATCAAACTGccttttctttaattttcatacagcgtaatgtaatataatataattaatgtaatataataatagaattaatGCAAATAAAAGTCACGTAAATAGTACAATGTGGACTCAACTTAAACATGAATGATACAAGAGTGTCACACTCTTACAAGTAGTTTGAAACGTAAATTCAAGTCGTAGTTAGCACAACATTGAGATCGGTGGCAAGATACTCCTGCTCGGTGTCTATAGTATTAATTGTATCAGTTATAAAAAGCAACTCTAATACTACATTTATCCTGATACATGTTCGCAATGAATTCATGTTTGCAATGGAATGGTTAATAATAGATTAAAATTTATGAAATGTACAATACAAGAGAAAATGATTGCAAGAAGACATAGTGAAGATCTAACAAAAACATCGAGTAGGAGTTCCAGTGTAtcttaatttatataatatagttaactGGACCACCAAATGAGCCAACCCCGACTCTAAACGACCTCAAAGAATTAATATTCTGTTTACATCACTCATCTACTTTTGTGTATGCATTTAAAAAAGTCTTCTGTGTATCGCCTTCATTTATAACTTAcatctattattaatattttatgatatattaGTTTTCACTATGTACAAAACGCGTATGCTTGTGTACTGTTGCTATGCAATGTCGTGATACGCAGAAAACAGATGGAACGTACGTACAACTTTTGAGAGAGGAGACAGTAGTTTTAAATAAAGGAGCATCTCGAAGCATAACAAAATATCGAGTTCGTTAAATCTGCTTTTGCGTATGACGATCTAGAAGGAAGAATGATGTTCCAGTCTGGACAAAGATGCGAAAAAATTTAGACGCGTGCTTGTATATGGAATAAATGCTACAAAAATTTTGGAaggcaatattaatattattataaaatgccCTATACCTTGCATTACAAGCTAATGGTGATTGTATTAATAGATGCATAGTTTCTATCTAATTCAGCACACGCCATCAATTTGATCTCACATAGTCTAACTAATTAATTGGAAACCTTTCCTCTATTTACTTTCAATATTTTAGAAAACATAAAATGATGAATTATTCtgatcaacatttctttctactttaatatatataattttctttGGAAATCAATGAACCTTTCTGACCGATTGTAGCTTTATTCTTTCCGTTtttgttttaataaaattaataacaaataatttatttttctacttcttTTGCTGGAACAGTAAGTACGCTGCTGACCGTATGATTAATGATACAATTAAATTGTACTGACGTGAATTTgatcactttttttttaatgttcatGTTATACAACATCTTGAAGCATAAAGTGCTTTCATAAGCACCTTAGAATCTTATATCAGTTACGTCCAGAACTtcttatgtatatattttgctaTATATAAGAACTAAATTTACATGATATTTCAACAAAAAACGCTATCATGAGCAGACATTTACACATAGAAATATAAGAACAAAATATCACTAAAATTAACTTCATTCAAATTCGTATAAAAGATTTTCTAAAAATGTTTTAATAGGACgggttaaaattaatattatttcgaACGCTTTTACAACGTGAGTACTTTGAATCAATAGTACGTATTATGCATATTTCCAAATTATTTTGCTGAGAGAAATCAGGTTCATTTTTAACAaatgtaattatttaatataagttTCATAGCAGGATATATAACGCTACACCGGCCTACACAATTTACTGACATTCGATTGAACAGAATCAAAGTCTGTCAATATTTTGTTTTTGTAATTCGAAAAGTGAGAAAACTAACAATGGATACCAGTCAAGAACTAGTGGTATATAAAACAATGAAACGACGATTAGCAAAGCTTAGCGGAGTgcaaacaatgtgtttggaggCTAGGGTGCCTTGTTTCTATTGTAGACCATTTCCTCAACCTGCTCTCGTTTCTGTTTCATCTACCATTCCCTTCTCTTTCTTTTACTTACAAGTAACATGAAAATTACACTTTTCTGTCTGTGTCATCTATACACTCCCCTtgcctttctctttctctgatATGTTAACATAAACCTTGTATGCTCAAAGTCATCAAccttataaaaaataaatggaAATCGTTGATTGTATCACATATCACATCATTCTCCGCTGAATTTATGTCTGTATTGTAACAACCTTTATCACCGACCCACATACTTAGAGGAAGATTTAAAAACTTCGGTTTAATTTCACTGCTTCATCTAAATAATATAGCATACTATTACACCAAAGCGTATTTatgagacgataaagattaatAATTGACATTTTAAAGGAAGCACCACTTCTTTGGCTTTATCAAACTAAACTTAGTTAAGAAATGGAAATAGCAATATGAGGTAATATCAGGTAAGagcttttaaaaaatattttaaactctAAAATTGTTTGCGGAGACGATATTAACTCGAGAGTGTATTTAATTAGACTATTTTGACGCGAAAGCTGTGGATTATAACAACCTTAGACTGCTGATTCGCAAATCCAGCCACCAATACACATTGTCTGCATTTGTTTTCCGTGTGTATCATAATATTACTGCCTAATTTGTTCCTCTCAAGTATTGACCATTAAGATCCACGTAGTTTTAGTCCTTGGAAATCAATTACAGTGTTCAGAAGCCTAAACACAGTTCTCACGTCACTCGGGTAATAAGTGTATGTTCACACTTAATGTAATAATGACGCTTGTTCAATATCACTGTACTGCTCTCTGATAAATGATACGACATGAATGAACCAATGCGAGGAAACAAACTTAATGATTTAAAAAACACAGTGATACAAGTAATGCTCTGCTTATCaattaatgtaaataaatattaagttTGCAAGAGTTAATATATTGCATGATGTTGCTTGGGTTATGTAGGGCAATATAATTGTCAGGAAAAGCTACAATGTAAAAATCCAAGGTACCAACATTTGACACTACAGTCTTTACTGCATTTGTGCACTTCATATACACATTGATGCAATTTTCTTAAACATTACTAAGTCAGAAACCTTACCATTTTTTTCCTCATCATTTTCAATATCGTGTACATATACATACGGTAGGTCATCATTATCATGTACTTATATGTATGGCAGAAACGTGTGACTGCAGTGAAAAAATTCAGTAACCTTGAATAGCAAACTATACTTGACTTTCGAGCAACAGAATGTATTGTCAACACCGACAGGGCAAGAGAAAATATAAGTAATCATTTTTAATCAATAATATAATCTGTGAAACAAGCTGGCATGGCATATGGTATCCTCTAAACACAGTCTGCACTCCACTAGCTCACCTTTTTTCTTACCATTGCATATTCTCTTgtaaattaaatagaaattctTTAAATTGTGTCAAGTTTCAAATTTCGTATTTAGAAAAATTTTTAAAGTTATTATTGCTTAAAAAAATACATACCAATTTAAGCAAGTTTATAATGACAGAGTGTCTATCATTCTATTGCAAATTTTACAGCGATGAAACTTGACACGACATTCGTACTTGCATTAATGTAACGCAGCACTTAAGCTACACGAATAACGCCGTcctaataaatacaattaataagcAAGATTTAGCAGCTTAAGAAGATATTTGCGATGCATTTTGTGCAGTCAAACCCCGTTTGAAAAATCTATGTGTGTCTAATTCACCACTGCTGCATAGATATTGTTGCATCTGCATTGTTGCACCGGtattttcgattattttcgTTTCAAATGCCAATACAAAATTGGTTAGGCACAGAGTTCATCttactttttaaattttaagTCTTCACCAAATCATGCGGCATCGAATTCTATATTTTTATCGTTTCATATAACACTACTATCCTTGTAGTGtttataaatgtttttttttaagaatatatCTAATCTGTTTAATATTGTTTCAGTTGCTATGATAACATATGTATATGAAAAAATGATGTTAATGACCTTGAGACCTGACACTGaagtgttattattactattttcttATTTAACCATTCCATCACTACACTTGTAGTATTAATTGTATCTTATTTGCATATATTTGTCTGTTGCACGCAAATTCTTATTACAAAAGACTGTATAATGTTAAAAGaccaaaaattattaatatttgaacataaatataataaatctgTAATCATATAGCAACTGAAGATATACACAAAGAAAAACATGCATAAACAGTAACATTCCTTCTATGCAATAAAACGAAATCAAAATAGAACTAACTTTATTTTTGTATCTTTATGTAATTGCAAGTATCCGCATGAAATGGTGAATAACTTTATTTAAAAGAACTAGAAGATTCACGTCTatgaattttatgttttacttggaataacaatttctttcttttttgtctCAAATGAACACTCTTACCTGAGAAATCAATGAATGTACAAATTAACTGTTATACTACTaagaatatattaaaaatagaaTGTATAAACTATTTCATCACATCACAAGAAAgcagaataaaaaataaaataatatatactgAATGTACTGTATTGTCTTCGTAATATTTTACAGCATAAACGTGAATAGAATTCTGTGCTCTATAGAACAAATTAGCAGTAACAAATTTCACGAAAGATCTTCACTAAGAATGTCTATTCCTCAGAAGAAAAACAATCGCAAATAACTCCGTAATTTTAAATCTCACAGAAAAATTAGTTCATATTTTCATGAAAACTACTTATTTATAAGTAGTTCATTGTTCCCAAGTAAGGGTCTAATAATAGCAACAGTTACATGAGGTTCATATCTAACCTGCTTCACTGTCGCTTGAATCACTGGAGCTCGAAGAAAGTGAACTACTGCTGGAGTCGCTGTCACTGCTACTACTGCTTGATGCCGACAATCGCGAAGGCCCACTGGCTCCTCCAGTTCCAACTACGTCAACCGACTTACTACTGTCTTCTGTAAAcagtattttaaataaatgtgaAATTGAACATTTTAAACAGTATGCTTTCACTTATAGGTTTAAAATTtaagcaattttatttcatggaATAGCCAAATTACTAACCTTTCTTAGCAGTTTTTTTAACATTGCCTAACTGCCCCGTAACATCTTGTAACCTTTTCTCTAGCTCCTGCTTCTTCTCCGCCATTTGTTCGTCCTTGGATTTACcactaacttttttatctgtgaACATCAAAATTCGGATACTTTAAGGATCTACACGAACTTTTGACTAGAACttttaaattacattattgAAACACTGAAGTTAACGTTGTTCAATTCACTGTTTAATAAAcgtgttccaaaaatgtatCACGAGTACAAGATGTCACAAAAGTAAACAAATAGTACAATAGTAAAACAGTCTAATCTTACGTGGCTTTTTTCTGAGACATGAGGCGACATAGCTTTCCAATTCCCTCAATGTGGATGGTTTTAGCGTTTCGAAGTCAATTTCTATCTCATCTGGATTTGAGTCCCTCAATGAAGGTTCTCGAGATTGTATTATGTGTACGACTCGTCCTaatttatctcctataatatgaatataagcaACATATGTTGAGAATGAACATGATAAAATGTATCTTCATACTTAGCTTTACATAACACAAAAGTCATAGCTCACCAGGCAATTTATTAATATCCAAGCTAAGTTGCCTCTTCTCGTCATAAGACATTGGTTTAGCATTGTCTTCGTCCTCCGAATCAAATGTAGTAGGAGGAGGTTGACTACTGGCACTTTTTTTCTTAGTTCCAGCTGATCTACTGTTCGCTTTTGGCCTTTTATTTGCGGTATTTGCTGCTGCAGCTTTTCCAGGTCCTCTTCCTTTTCCTTTTTGTTTAGGATTCGCCGCCGTTGGCAGATGATGACTCATACCTCCTGCTGCATGAGTTTTATTAGGTCCTACTGTTATAGCTGGGTGATGAAGATCACCACCCATACCACCAGGCATTTTCAAATCACCTGCCCCCATTGCAACACTAGCTATACTAGCACCAACACTGTCAGAGACGTTTGGAATTCCACCACTTGGTTTCATCAGTTCTTTCATGGCACCAGTATGACTGGCAACAAGGCTACTACTCTTATTGCTCATTGGCCTTGATTTCGACTTATCAGGTTTCTTCTTTTTACTTTTCTTTTTACCACTTTCTTCTACTAgcttcctcatttgttcctgcATAGCTttaagctatataaattattgttttttttttagtaacAAATCCATAATAATGCTAATCAGTTGAAAAATtccatatacacatatataataTACCTCTTGCTGCAAAGCAACCAATTTTTGGGTGCGTTCCTCTTCTGAATCATCGCTCTCCGAAGAACTTTCAGATCCCGAACTGCTAGCACTACTACTGCTACCTTTCATACCTACCATGCCTCCCATGGGTTCATCAGGAATTTTCGCATATCtggattattaaaaattttattttgtggAATAGtaagattaaataaataaaagcgcTATCTCTACTATTCGTAGAAACAAACCTCATTTCGAAAACATCCTGAAGTTTTCTAGCCATTGCAACAACATCATGATCAGGAGGattatatttgtaacaattaGTAAATATAAGTCGTACATCACTCGCAAACTCTTGTGCAGTTTTATACTCtcgattatccatttttgtctataaaagagtaaaatgaATTATAACATTAATTCATGCAGTCGCATACCCAAAACTATACAAACATtttaaatgtatatataatataaaaaaattaagagTATTACCTTCACGGTACCAAGATCCATTGGTTTCTTTATTATATCATGATAGTCATGTAGACCTAATAATTCCGCATCTACTGGTTTGTAGAAGGGCCACGCATAACCCtacaaattatcaatattattattagaaattaattGTAAAAATGTCCACGATAACCATATTGTTTTGtatatttcataataattacCGAATGTTTCTTTGAGAACAATTCTTTTAAAATTTCattacaaaatttcaaagctTCAGAAAGTTTTTCCTTCGACTTTCCAGTGGTATGTTGAGGCTGTAAAATAATACGTAAATAAGAACAATTACGAAAAAATGTTGAAAGTGCGTTTAAAATGTCATAACTTAAAAAAGAAGCAGTTCATAGAAGCGTTTTTAATACTGCACCCTATATTGAATGATGCATAGAAAGGtatacaaaaagaacaaaaatatTAACAGAAAGTAACTTCTCACTTTCTTAACAAAAAGAATTTAGGTAACTTTTGGACTGGATAATTTGCGACACTTAATATGACAAGACAGCACAAATGGAAGGAAGGAGCATGAAGGAGTAGTAATAAATGTACCTGTTGGGCCATTGCCCCAATCAGGGGCATGTTGGCCTGGAATGGCACTAAGCCGTCTTCCGCTTGCCTCGTTGGCTGAAACAGCCACGTTACAAACTCTTTGTTAATGTATTAATGGCTGATGTGATCATAACGTGCAAGGAATAAAAATACTTGAATATATATGATGCGTATTAAAAATTCCTGTTACACATAAAATGATTTCAAGAAACTGAAAACATTTTTCTTATACATACAATTATTCTACTACCACAAGTTTCTCTAGTCGATAACTTTTTTGGtagaaaatgattaaatgatgAACAGGTGCGTGTTCAGCATGAAGATTGTACGAAGACACACACAATGAATGTTTCAAAATTTTAGAAGACTTAACGCGTTACTAAGCTGATAAGATGCAAGAACATCATATTTTACCTTTTTTATTTGTCTGCCAGATTCTCGTCTTGTAGGTATTTTGGCATTTTTAGGATCCAGTTTATATAACGGTTCAAAAGAATTTGCGGTAGGTGTCGTAGTATCAGCCTTTCTCTTCACACCCTTTTTGAGCTTCGCAGGTTGCGACGGAGGCATAACTGTGGGTGCAGTGGGTACCTGTGGAGGAGGGGGTACAGCAGAGGCTGCTTGCGGGTCCATTGCTGGTTGTGCATGGTAACCGCTAGTTGGAGGGACCACTTGTTGAGGCAGAGAATTGTGAGTAGCCATGGGAGTGACACCCATACTTGATGGAGGAGCAATAGTAGTCGTATTTGTGCTCCCAGGTACAGACGCAGGTGCTTGTGTGCCAAGTGGAGGCATAGGGATAACGCCTGTCGTTCCAGCAGACGTAGCTGAAGGCGTTAGGCTATTTGGTACGCTCGAAGTAACTGCAGCTGCACCAGATGAAGGTCGACCTCGACCTGTACCTCCTGCACCCCCTGCTACTCCACTTACTGGTGCTCCGACTCTGCCAGCTTTTTTGCCTTTGGGTCCCTTTGGAACAGGAACTTCGAGTTCTACCTCGTCCTTTGGCATTTGTGCAACCTATATATTTTTGGAACATTTACAAATGTCTATTGCATGTTACAAACTAGTATGTaactatatttttataacaCACACTGTTTTACATCAAATAAACTTTTAGTGATGATTTAAC belongs to Megalopta genalis isolate 19385.01 chromosome 1, iyMegGena1_principal, whole genome shotgun sequence and includes:
- the LOC117218734 gene encoding homeotic protein female sterile isoform X2 translates to MRSEAKMQQVDTISQNNSLDVEERERLCNIPKTSAPGKTSTTPAAPPKEPPPRDEPPVEPVNGVVQPPVVPPPNRPGRVTNQLQFLQKGVLKPVWKHQFAWPFQQPVDAKKLNLPDYHKIIKQPMDLGTIKKRLENTYYWSGKECIQDFNTMFTNCYVYNKPGEDVVVMAQALEKLFLTKVAQMPKDEVELEVPVPKGPKGKKAGRVGAPVSGVAGGAGGTGRGRPSSGAAAVTSSVPNSLTPSATSAGTTGVIPMPPLGTQAPASVPGSTNTTTIAPPSSMGVTPMATHNSLPQQVVPPTSGYHAQPAMDPQAASAVPPPPQVPTAPTVMPPSQPAKLKKGVKRKADTTTPTANSFEPLYKLDPKNAKIPTRRESGRQIKKPTRQAEDGLVPFQANMPLIGAMAQQPQHTTGKSKEKLSEALKFCNEILKELFSKKHSGYAWPFYKPVDAELLGLHDYHDIIKKPMDLGTVKTKMDNREYKTAQEFASDVRLIFTNCYKYNPPDHDVVAMARKLQDVFEMRYAKIPDEPMGGMVGMKGSSSSASSSGSESSSESDDSEEERTQKLVALQQELKAMQEQMRKLVEESGKKKSKKKKPDKSKSRPMSNKSSSLVASHTGAMKELMKPSGGIPNVSDSVGASIASVAMGAGDLKMPGGMGGDLHHPAITVGPNKTHAAGGMSHHLPTAANPKQKGKGRGPGKAAAANTANKRPKANSRSAGTKKKSASSQPPPTTFDSEDEDNAKPMSYDEKRQLSLDINKLPGDKLGRVVHIIQSREPSLRDSNPDEIEIDFETLKPSTLRELESYVASCLRKKPHKKVSGKSKDEQMAEKKQELEKRLQDVTGQLGNVKKTAKKEDSSKSVDVVGTGGASGPSRLSASSSSSSDSDSSSSSLSSSSSDSSDSEAGNSSNRPPRKKAKKNTPSTGQPSTTTSTAPATTLNHSGGLLMNNQPPTNSTGPITKTAVTQPSNISSEQGGNNQQSVAVAAVTAGQGMPVASHTSMPAQPSRPTAMATAAPVKKPTPPPPTTSNPSTPSVSVPTPPPSVTPTNTNSMVPSPVVPQPPQPPTSVSSFSNANTPVPADGTALTQQSDLLQSYNTLAPVPTTQTSLEQTLSIKKEPHIPMIQAPHTTTNNSLNLISDVKPPVNIMPTSMATNLNLGNITMANLNMNLPQGLATHMSMHNQLENMINTTSALTNIQNSHNATMSQQHSNGFSNIKRENSPPNMLNNNGIPGLNIGMNMGAMSSIFDPLPITSMPMQISQMPIKKEEKPLPTSQPSMAQKPMDAGALFADMSTLGIPPMGNHSNSQLMPEKKMTPPDSKNPASNFASAFKNKTVEQNVKNASSWSSLAQASSPQSTAGSSMKSAARDSFQAFKKQAKEKQDRQRALLEQQEMRRQQKEQAERERLRQENERRREREEEDALDKVRKTVGDQQGNVLSAASRAEEVKAIVDTDSSSPSHSSSQDKAAAERERQRLREQERRRREAMAGQIDMNMQSDLMAAFEESL
- the LOC117218734 gene encoding homeotic protein female sterile isoform X4, whose product is MSERSEAKMQQVDTISQNNSTSAPGKTSTTPAAPPKEPPPRDEPPVEPVNGVVQPPVVPPPNRPGRVTNQLQFLQKGVLKPVWKHQFAWPFQQPVDAKKLNLPDYHKIIKQPMDLGTIKKRLENTYYWSGKECIQDFNTMFTNCYVYNKPGEDVVVMAQALEKLFLTKVAQMPKDEVELEVPVPKGPKGKKAGRVGAPVSGVAGGAGGTGRGRPSSGAAAVTSSVPNSLTPSATSAGTTGVIPMPPLGTQAPASVPGSTNTTTIAPPSSMGVTPMATHNSLPQQVVPPTSGYHAQPAMDPQAASAVPPPPQVPTAPTVMPPSQPAKLKKGVKRKADTTTPTANSFEPLYKLDPKNAKIPTRRESGRQIKKPTRQAEDGLVPFQANMPLIGAMAQQPQHTTGKSKEKLSEALKFCNEILKELFSKKHSGYAWPFYKPVDAELLGLHDYHDIIKKPMDLGTVKTKMDNREYKTAQEFASDVRLIFTNCYKYNPPDHDVVAMARKLQDVFEMRYAKIPDEPMGGMVGMKGSSSSASSSGSESSSESDDSEEERTQKLVALQQELKAMQEQMRKLVEESGKKKSKKKKPDKSKSRPMSNKSSSLVASHTGAMKELMKPSGGIPNVSDSVGASIASVAMGAGDLKMPGGMGGDLHHPAITVGPNKTHAAGGMSHHLPTAANPKQKGKGRGPGKAAAANTANKRPKANSRSAGTKKKSASSQPPPTTFDSEDEDNAKPMSYDEKRQLSLDINKLPGDKLGRVVHIIQSREPSLRDSNPDEIEIDFETLKPSTLRELESYVASCLRKKPHKKVSGKSKDEQMAEKKQELEKRLQDVTGQLGNVKKTAKKEDSSKSVDVVGTGGASGPSRLSASSSSSSDSDSSSSSLSSSSSDSSDSEAGNSSNRPPRKKAKKNTPSTGQPSTTTSTAPATTLNHSGGLLMNNQPPTNSTGPITKTAVTQPSNISSEQGGNNQQSVAVAAVTAGQGMPVASHTSMPAQPSRPTAMATAAPVKKPTPPPPTTSNPSTPSVSVPTPPPSVTPTNTNSMVPSPVVPQPPQPPTSVSSFSNANTPVPADGTALTQQSDLLQSYNTLAPVPTTQTSLEQTLSIKKEPHIPMIQAPHTTTNNSLNLISDVKPPVNIMPTSMATNLNLGNITMANLNMNLPQGLATHMSMHNQLENMINTTSALTNIQNSHNATMSQQHSNGFSNIKRENSPPNMLNNNGIPGLNIGMNMGAMSSIFDPLPITSMPMQISQMPIKKEEKPLPTSQPSMAQKPMDAGALFADMSTLGIPPMGNHSNSQLMPEKKMTPPDSKNPASNFASAFKNKTVEQNVKNASSWSSLAQASSPQSTAGSSMKSAARDSFQAFKKQAKEKQDRQRALLEQQEMRRQQKEQAERERLRQENERRREREEEDALDKVRKTVGDQQGNVLSAASRAEEVKAIVDTDSSSPSHSSSQDKAAAERERQRLREQERRRREAMAGQIDMNMQSDLMAAFEESL